One Sulfolobus sp. S-194 DNA segment encodes these proteins:
- a CDS encoding radical SAM protein, whose amino-acid sequence MKREWDVILTADRGSFTDYGGSSVLGYVACMPYRLVPRFFMDRFFTPPIKVDKDGEAIYAPYALRKVEASLLSHGFNVAVIPPEYLEKSVSEKTKVLGLTVHDPFGLNPVSFKLSMLFGGGPTWTAKFFEELGEEVKKLKAKYNFKVIAGGPGAWELLNKKPEWIDIVFIGEAEVTLPEVVKKLMDGEEVPTIVRGKDPKVDQIPPIVNPARLGEVQITRGCPRGCQFCSITPETFRSMPLDVIKKEVEVNIKGGWNRVEFITDDVMLYGSQKLRTNHDAIVKLFTEIMNMGVDGIWWPHISAPAVRESPKTVKAMAEIARYSFDRAVAPVVGLETGSVKIMEKYMRAKAFPWTPKEWADVIIDATAIMNDNYIFPCYTMTIGYPEETDEDVQQSIDLVQKIIDHGFVAWVFPLPVIPMATTRIRDNPFPFLERLPSKYWDLLYISWKYNFKITRQLIPILTSGIKNNVVKRIVKIMIDKVFDSIDQIFYELKETKGKKSMEFSSINLNNTIGVIKSIYWLTRLAFKNQ is encoded by the coding sequence ATGAAGAGAGAGTGGGATGTTATTTTAACTGCAGATAGAGGTTCGTTTACTGACTATGGAGGCTCTAGTGTATTAGGATACGTTGCTTGTATGCCATATAGACTAGTACCTAGATTCTTTATGGATAGATTCTTTACACCCCCCATTAAAGTTGATAAAGACGGTGAAGCTATATATGCACCTTACGCCTTAAGAAAGGTTGAAGCGTCTCTACTCTCTCATGGTTTTAATGTTGCAGTAATTCCACCAGAGTATTTAGAGAAATCTGTAAGTGAGAAGACTAAAGTTTTGGGCTTAACTGTTCACGACCCATTTGGTTTAAATCCAGTATCATTCAAACTCTCTATGCTTTTTGGTGGAGGTCCTACATGGACCGCTAAGTTCTTTGAAGAACTTGGGGAAGAGGTCAAAAAGTTAAAGGCTAAGTATAATTTTAAGGTAATTGCTGGTGGACCCGGAGCTTGGGAATTACTTAATAAAAAACCTGAGTGGATAGATATTGTCTTTATTGGTGAAGCAGAAGTTACATTACCAGAAGTTGTAAAGAAGTTAATGGATGGTGAAGAGGTTCCTACGATTGTTAGAGGTAAAGATCCTAAGGTTGACCAAATACCTCCAATAGTTAACCCAGCAAGACTTGGAGAGGTCCAAATAACTAGGGGTTGTCCTAGAGGTTGTCAATTTTGTTCTATAACTCCGGAGACTTTTAGATCTATGCCGCTTGATGTAATTAAGAAAGAAGTTGAGGTTAATATAAAGGGTGGATGGAATAGGGTTGAGTTTATTACTGACGATGTAATGCTTTATGGCTCTCAAAAGCTTAGGACTAATCACGACGCTATTGTTAAGCTGTTTACTGAAATTATGAATATGGGCGTTGATGGTATATGGTGGCCTCATATTTCCGCTCCAGCAGTTAGGGAAAGTCCTAAGACTGTTAAGGCTATGGCTGAGATTGCGAGGTATAGCTTTGATAGGGCTGTAGCACCTGTAGTGGGATTAGAGACTGGTAGTGTAAAGATTATGGAAAAATATATGAGGGCAAAGGCCTTTCCATGGACTCCTAAAGAATGGGCTGATGTTATAATTGATGCCACTGCTATTATGAATGATAACTATATATTCCCTTGTTACACTATGACTATCGGTTACCCGGAAGAAACTGATGAAGATGTTCAACAGTCTATTGATCTTGTTCAGAAAATAATTGACCATGGATTCGTAGCTTGGGTATTTCCATTACCAGTAATTCCTATGGCCACAACAAGGATAAGGGATAATCCATTTCCCTTCTTGGAAAGGTTACCTTCAAAATATTGGGATTTACTTTACATTAGCTGGAAGTATAATTTCAAAATTACTAGGCAATTAATTCCTATATTAACTAGTGGGATAAAGAACAATGTAGTTAAAAGGATTGTGAAAATAATGATTGATAAAGTCTTTGACTCCATAGATCAAATATTTTATGAATTAAAGGAAACTAAGGGTAAAAAGTCAATGGAGTTTTCAAGTATTAACTTAAACAACACTATCGGTGTTATAAAATCTATATATTGGTTAACTAGGTTAGCTTTCAAAAATCAATAA
- a CDS encoding PQQ-binding-like beta-propeller repeat protein codes for MNKYQIVSVVIGIILILSSSFFVVLYQIHKEPSVGIHSITTTLVGNTNPTPNITIPKIIQSIPENTKGYFSNTIMFEGNPQHIYFLPVTTGYFLINISGAIIVPPSIYNDLLFITTSGPMNMSSRSLPYNIGCVYAINITDGEIVWSDKFPNQIMTQPVIVDGILVVGLGNNQFVNSTVRGTGTNMVIALNAFNGKVLWNYTTLGEDMPTPVYYKGMIIEANGNGEVFALNLTNGKLIWSDYIGSYVSMSSPLLVNNIIYFGSAHPYIFWAINAENGKILWYDNFSANFYNLGGLDDSSPAYANGIVVTSLAIHFQNDTMEEVLVAMNAFSGKVIWWLNEGIAPLPPNLESPPPVIYYGIVFHDSPVGILYAVNLTNGEILWNFTTGFTISNVNVFKGRILIQNNQGVLFVLSINGKLIKKILTPVIPGPGNILVTLNSVILVGVNGIIDSIPIQSIIY; via the coding sequence ATGAATAAATATCAGATAGTTTCTGTTGTTATCGGTATAATACTTATTTTATCTTCCTCATTTTTCGTAGTATTATATCAAATTCACAAAGAACCTTCCGTTGGTATTCATAGTATAACGACAACTCTTGTAGGTAATACAAACCCAACTCCTAATATTACAATACCTAAAATTATACAATCAATACCGGAGAATACCAAAGGATATTTCAGTAATACTATAATGTTTGAAGGTAATCCACAACACATTTATTTTTTACCCGTCACAACCGGATACTTTTTAATTAATATTTCTGGTGCAATAATAGTTCCTCCTTCTATATATAATGATTTACTCTTTATTACAACTTCTGGACCTATGAATATGTCTTCTAGGAGTTTACCTTATAATATCGGCTGTGTTTATGCTATTAATATTACTGATGGTGAAATTGTCTGGAGTGATAAATTTCCAAACCAGATCATGACTCAACCTGTTATCGTTGACGGAATTCTTGTTGTGGGTTTAGGTAACAATCAGTTTGTTAATTCTACTGTAAGGGGCACTGGAACTAATATGGTAATAGCCTTAAATGCATTTAACGGTAAGGTTTTATGGAACTATACTACCCTAGGAGAAGATATGCCAACTCCAGTATATTATAAGGGGATGATAATTGAAGCTAATGGTAACGGAGAGGTTTTTGCATTAAATTTAACGAATGGTAAATTAATATGGAGCGATTATATAGGTTCTTATGTAAGTATGAGTTCTCCGTTACTTGTTAATAACATTATTTACTTTGGTTCTGCTCATCCATATATTTTCTGGGCTATAAATGCTGAAAATGGTAAGATCTTATGGTATGATAATTTTTCAGCGAACTTCTATAATTTGGGTGGTTTAGATGATTCTTCACCAGCATATGCTAACGGTATTGTTGTAACTTCTCTAGCTATTCATTTTCAAAATGATACAATGGAAGAAGTATTGGTTGCTATGAACGCCTTTAGTGGTAAAGTAATTTGGTGGTTAAATGAGGGTATAGCTCCGTTACCTCCTAATCTTGAATCGCCTCCACCAGTTATTTATTATGGTATTGTTTTTCATGATTCCCCCGTAGGCATATTATACGCTGTTAATTTGACTAATGGTGAAATTTTGTGGAATTTTACTACTGGTTTTACTATTAGTAATGTAAATGTATTTAAAGGAAGAATTCTAATACAAAATAATCAGGGTGTGCTATTTGTCCTCTCTATTAACGGGAAATTGATAAAGAAAATTTTAACTCCAGTAATTCCTGGTCCTGGTAATATACTAGTTACGTTAAATTCAGTAATTTTAGTTGGGGTTAACGGAATAATTGACTCAATTCCTATTCAATCAATCATATATTAA
- a CDS encoding amidohydrolase family protein codes for MLIKNARLLDGKIVTIYIEDGVINCFNCRERDDEIIDAENHLVIPPYFNMHFHLDSVFLPELNKSGTLWEGIRIWKEVKGKLTEEDVIKRAITAVKLMVAQGTLWIRTHVDITEKSLTLLHALLKVKEEVKEIADIQITAFPQDGIYTDKGNDEILRKAIQQGADNVGLIPHNEITREDGIKSIKFALELAKEYNRKVDGHIDETDDPNSRFLEVLAKYTLEYDYEGKVSAGHVTAMHSWDPAYRYRILPTVARAGIHIIPNPLVNVSLQGRFDNYPKRRGMAPIKEMLSYGINVALGHDCIMDPWYPLGSGNMLHVLFMAIHLDQMLSPDEINYSINLITYNGAKAWPLKDYGINVGNKANLLITAEDDVFDLLRFMSPPLYVIKDGRVVAREGKLVYFKGKWENVLKKPI; via the coding sequence ATGCTTATAAAAAATGCAAGACTTTTAGATGGTAAAATAGTTACCATTTACATTGAAGATGGGGTCATTAACTGTTTTAACTGTAGAGAGCGTGACGACGAAATTATTGATGCTGAAAATCACTTGGTAATTCCTCCTTATTTTAATATGCATTTTCATCTAGATAGCGTATTTCTTCCAGAATTGAATAAGAGCGGAACTTTATGGGAAGGTATAAGGATTTGGAAGGAGGTTAAAGGTAAACTGACAGAAGAGGATGTGATAAAAAGGGCTATTACAGCTGTGAAACTAATGGTTGCACAAGGTACTTTGTGGATAAGGACGCATGTTGATATTACTGAAAAGTCCTTAACTCTTCTTCATGCACTTCTAAAAGTTAAAGAAGAAGTAAAGGAGATTGCTGATATTCAGATTACTGCTTTTCCCCAAGATGGTATTTATACTGATAAGGGAAATGATGAGATATTACGTAAGGCTATTCAACAAGGTGCAGATAACGTAGGCTTAATACCTCATAATGAGATTACAAGAGAAGATGGGATTAAATCTATAAAATTTGCTCTTGAGTTGGCAAAGGAGTATAATAGGAAAGTTGATGGTCATATTGATGAGACTGATGATCCAAATTCGAGATTTTTAGAAGTTTTAGCTAAGTATACGTTAGAGTATGATTATGAGGGTAAAGTCTCAGCTGGGCATGTTACGGCTATGCATTCGTGGGATCCAGCTTATAGATACAGAATTCTACCTACAGTTGCAAGGGCCGGTATCCATATAATTCCTAATCCTTTAGTTAATGTTTCTCTTCAGGGAAGGTTTGATAATTATCCTAAGAGGAGAGGTATGGCACCTATTAAAGAGATGTTAAGTTATGGTATAAATGTTGCTTTAGGTCATGACTGTATCATGGATCCTTGGTATCCTTTAGGTAGTGGTAATATGCTACATGTCCTTTTTATGGCTATTCATTTAGATCAAATGTTGTCCCCAGACGAGATTAACTATTCTATTAACTTAATAACATATAATGGCGCTAAGGCTTGGCCGCTTAAAGATTACGGCATTAACGTTGGTAATAAGGCTAATCTGCTTATTACGGCTGAAGATGACGTGTTTGATCTTTTGAGATTTATGTCTCCTCCTCTTTATGTCATAAAAGATGGAAGGGTAGTTGCTAGGGAGGGTAAATTAGTCTATTTTAAGGGAAAATGGGAGAATGTCTTGAAAAAACCAATATAG
- a CDS encoding pirin family protein, translating to MIRGIYGILEGKRTVDGAGVKLYRVFGGPTTVQLTDPFLLLDFFGSANPEDYIVGFPWHPHRGIETVTLLYEGKVEHEDSEGNKGVIYPGQVQWMTAGSGIFHQEMPKPLEGVEIAKYNQNPLSVKGLQLWINLPSYKKMTEPTYRNIKSLPKERFDFGDVSILVGEYKGIEGPIRVKSDVDPLYLDVNLDGEFHLNVKNGYTVLAFVVDGKAKFSPNVPEIEKGNLVIFNREGDEIVVKGKARFIVLSGKPLEEPVAWYGPIVMNTEDQILEALADLRKGTFIRHKQVNIEDY from the coding sequence ATGATAAGAGGAATATATGGTATATTAGAAGGTAAAAGAACTGTTGACGGCGCTGGCGTAAAGTTGTACAGAGTTTTCGGTGGTCCAACAACTGTTCAGTTAACAGATCCTTTCCTTCTCTTGGACTTCTTTGGTTCAGCTAATCCAGAGGATTATATAGTAGGTTTTCCATGGCACCCTCATAGAGGTATTGAAACTGTTACGTTACTATATGAAGGTAAGGTAGAACATGAAGATAGTGAAGGGAATAAAGGAGTTATATATCCTGGACAAGTACAATGGATGACTGCTGGTAGTGGTATTTTTCACCAGGAAATGCCAAAGCCATTAGAAGGCGTAGAAATTGCGAAGTATAATCAAAATCCTTTATCAGTGAAGGGTTTACAACTTTGGATAAATCTTCCTTCCTACAAAAAGATGACAGAACCTACATATAGGAATATAAAGTCACTTCCTAAGGAGAGATTCGACTTTGGTGATGTAAGTATACTTGTAGGAGAATATAAAGGAATTGAGGGACCTATAAGAGTTAAAAGTGATGTTGATCCTTTATATCTTGATGTTAATTTAGATGGAGAGTTTCATTTAAACGTTAAGAATGGATATACAGTGCTAGCTTTCGTGGTTGATGGTAAGGCTAAGTTCTCTCCTAATGTTCCTGAAATTGAGAAGGGAAATCTAGTTATATTTAATAGAGAAGGCGATGAAATAGTAGTAAAGGGTAAGGCTAGATTTATAGTTCTATCTGGAAAACCATTAGAAGAGCCTGTAGCATGGTATGGTCCTATAGTGATGAATACTGAAGACCAAATACTTGAAGCTTTAGCTGATCTAAGGAAAGGTACTTTTATAAGGCATAAGCAAGTTAATATTGAGGATTATTAG
- a CDS encoding uracil-DNA glycosylase, giving the protein MISILYNEIVSCSRCERLVEYRKNFKIPPRFVNWNYWNKPVPGFGDEKAKILIVGLAPALHGGNRTGRVFTGDESGKWVIKGLYSLGLSNKEEGKARDDGLEVKEVYLTNAVKCAPPKNKPLKEEILNCSKFLIEEIKLLQIKVILALGRIAFDTILSLYGIKSKFYHGIIVKLPDNKILIGSYHPSAQNTKTGRLKWEDWVKILKLAYEIANNPQY; this is encoded by the coding sequence GTGATTAGTATACTGTATAATGAAATAGTCTCATGTAGCAGATGTGAAAGATTAGTTGAGTATAGAAAAAATTTCAAAATACCGCCTAGATTTGTAAACTGGAATTATTGGAATAAACCAGTACCAGGTTTTGGAGATGAAAAAGCAAAAATACTTATTGTAGGTTTAGCTCCAGCACTTCACGGTGGTAATAGGACAGGAAGAGTGTTTACCGGAGATGAATCTGGAAAATGGGTTATTAAAGGGCTTTATAGTTTAGGTTTATCGAATAAAGAGGAAGGAAAAGCAAGAGATGATGGCCTAGAAGTTAAGGAAGTTTACTTAACAAATGCTGTAAAATGTGCTCCACCTAAAAATAAACCGTTAAAAGAAGAAATTTTAAATTGTTCCAAGTTTTTAATTGAGGAAATTAAATTGCTTCAAATAAAAGTAATTTTAGCCTTAGGTAGAATAGCTTTTGATACTATCCTTTCTCTTTATGGAATAAAAAGTAAATTTTACCACGGGATTATTGTAAAATTGCCAGATAACAAAATTCTAATAGGATCTTATCACCCTAGTGCTCAAAATACTAAGACTGGTAGATTAAAATGGGAGGATTGGGTAAAAATACTTAAATTAGCTTACGAAATTGCTAATAATCCTCAATATTAA
- a CDS encoding MFS transporter: MRGYPILFARIIYGASWFFLSPYIPYLLSEFSAPKYFASLIPLSFFVTAAIMQIPAGLISTRLGMKNTYTLGLIIMGISDSLIGLSKSIEEVLFFYALTGFGASFFFSSAGGTLALINEGRTILVMGLYNSMFSVGGILGLNWGFVDSLVGFTYASLFLGSLTVIAGVVNYVISYQNVKPEFKVLKNRNVFLVALSTVGVWGSYYVVSEYFPTFSYYVLGKSSIVTGSLSSLLLLSSVIGGAFTFTFSFIKNDKLRVIISSILGVIPVIFLYNYFIIGLVIMGMFNEMAISIIYAFVVKEVRSENSSLALAEVNSIQIGLGMLELLLPYLSLEYLWYLVIIVSLLPLLILINVR; the protein is encoded by the coding sequence GTGAGAGGTTATCCAATTCTATTCGCAAGAATAATTTATGGTGCTAGTTGGTTCTTTCTTTCTCCTTATATCCCTTATTTGCTCAGTGAATTCTCAGCTCCTAAATATTTTGCAAGCCTTATTCCTCTATCCTTTTTCGTAACTGCCGCAATCATGCAAATACCGGCTGGGTTAATTTCAACAAGGTTGGGGATGAAAAACACTTATACATTAGGTCTTATTATTATGGGAATAAGTGATAGCCTAATAGGTTTAAGCAAAAGTATTGAAGAAGTACTCTTCTTTTACGCTTTAACCGGTTTCGGTGCTTCTTTTTTCTTCTCTTCCGCTGGGGGTACGTTAGCGTTAATTAATGAAGGTAGAACTATCTTAGTGATGGGACTCTATAATTCAATGTTTTCTGTAGGAGGAATATTAGGGCTTAACTGGGGATTTGTTGATTCTTTAGTGGGTTTTACTTATGCTTCTTTATTTTTAGGTTCTTTAACTGTTATCGCTGGTGTAGTAAATTACGTTATTTCGTATCAAAACGTTAAGCCTGAGTTTAAAGTGTTGAAAAATAGGAATGTCTTTCTTGTGGCTCTTTCAACTGTAGGTGTTTGGGGCTCTTATTATGTAGTAAGTGAATATTTCCCTACTTTTTCATACTACGTACTTGGTAAATCTTCAATAGTTACCGGTTCCTTATCCTCTCTTCTCTTGTTATCATCGGTTATTGGAGGGGCTTTTACCTTTACTTTTTCCTTTATAAAAAACGATAAGCTAAGAGTTATTATTTCAAGCATTCTAGGAGTCATACCAGTCATTTTCCTTTACAACTATTTTATAATCGGTCTGGTTATTATGGGAATGTTTAATGAAATGGCTATTTCAATAATTTATGCATTTGTAGTGAAAGAAGTTAGAAGTGAAAATTCTTCATTAGCTTTAGCTGAAGTTAATTCTATTCAAATAGGTCTAGGAATGTTAGAATTACTATTACCGTATCTTTCTCTAGAGTATTTATGGTATTTAGTTATTATAGTATCTCTTTTACCTCTTTTAATTTTGATTAACGTGAGATAA
- a CDS encoding YkgJ family cysteine cluster protein, protein MNADQIHMLTKNALRGDIKSLGVLLDFLEKFNAPISKFAMYSIIYQVIMNNFLNLGKYCEECGGKCCKIGFPVPVYHFDYKELKTRLSKDELKNLRKYNGFYTLSRPCPFQDDWKCKIHEFKPYACMSYPFATEDEQKDTMETYKDGVPNFKVPDFCIAGKKVKEFMDEIVNKLRVKLGRDPTPREILNEVLTKF, encoded by the coding sequence GTGAATGCTGATCAGATTCATATGTTAACTAAGAATGCACTAAGAGGAGATATTAAGAGCTTAGGAGTGCTCTTAGATTTTTTAGAGAAGTTTAATGCTCCTATATCTAAGTTTGCAATGTATTCTATAATATATCAAGTAATAATGAATAATTTTCTTAATTTGGGAAAGTATTGTGAGGAGTGCGGAGGAAAATGTTGTAAAATTGGTTTTCCAGTCCCAGTTTATCATTTTGATTATAAAGAATTAAAAACAAGATTAAGTAAAGATGAACTAAAAAACCTAAGAAAATATAACGGATTTTATACACTTTCTAGGCCTTGTCCTTTTCAAGATGACTGGAAGTGTAAAATACATGAATTTAAACCTTATGCATGCATGTCTTATCCTTTTGCTACTGAAGATGAGCAGAAAGATACAATGGAAACCTACAAGGATGGTGTACCTAATTTTAAAGTACCGGATTTTTGTATTGCTGGTAAGAAAGTTAAAGAATTTATGGATGAGATAGTTAACAAGTTACGAGTTAAATTAGGAAGAGATCCTACTCCAAGGGAAATACTAAACGAAGTACTGACAAAGTTTTAA
- a CDS encoding MFS transporter, which produces MNNVNKLAIIGAFRAFGGSLIWPFTGYALFTVFRISLSFIAIYYALQAVVSVLSYVMGGYIVDFIGRLKTMMMSIISSSLFLFLSYFFFHPLLVVSFLLLQSFSNNVYNVANTTLVGDINKGEFKKLVVSFSRVRVGINAGWAFGPLLGSIIFQYEGFRMLLLISSFILLTPLIFVNSLPDFKGGRKLSFTVHREFIKFLIPTFLTFMLMSQLGFSLLTFYTEVVKLSVEDVGLLFMVNGILIVFLQDVIGRHLKIKHIVLGMLIYSVSYFAVGFITNFLFAIIDVIFITVAEMIVSPLSQAIASLFTKDEQRGREIGIYGMVTAIGRLVGSSYASYLMSFFLFSPFYLWALISILGFLSIPLYLLSIKRIETNG; this is translated from the coding sequence GTGAATAATGTAAATAAACTAGCTATTATTGGTGCTTTTAGAGCTTTTGGCGGATCATTAATTTGGCCATTTACTGGTTATGCCCTTTTCACAGTCTTTAGAATATCACTATCTTTTATTGCCATCTATTATGCTCTTCAAGCTGTAGTTAGCGTCTTATCTTATGTGATGGGGGGTTATATAGTCGACTTTATAGGTAGATTAAAGACTATGATGATGTCAATAATCTCGTCTTCCCTGTTCCTTTTTCTTTCTTACTTCTTCTTTCATCCTCTCTTAGTAGTCTCTTTCTTACTTCTTCAATCTTTCTCAAATAATGTTTACAACGTTGCAAATACTACATTAGTTGGTGATATTAACAAAGGTGAATTCAAAAAGTTAGTTGTATCTTTTAGTAGAGTAAGAGTAGGGATAAATGCAGGTTGGGCATTTGGTCCTCTTTTAGGTTCAATTATATTTCAATATGAAGGTTTCAGAATGTTACTACTCATATCCTCGTTTATTTTACTTACTCCGCTAATTTTTGTAAATTCTTTACCAGATTTTAAAGGAGGAAGAAAGTTATCGTTTACTGTACATAGAGAATTTATTAAGTTTCTTATTCCCACATTTTTAACCTTTATGCTAATGAGTCAATTAGGTTTTTCACTTTTAACGTTTTATACTGAAGTAGTTAAGCTCTCAGTTGAAGATGTAGGTTTACTCTTTATGGTAAATGGTATATTAATTGTATTCTTGCAAGACGTTATAGGTAGACATCTGAAAATTAAACATATTGTTCTAGGAATGCTCATATATTCAGTTTCTTATTTTGCAGTAGGCTTTATAACTAATTTTTTATTTGCTATAATAGATGTGATTTTCATTACCGTTGCAGAAATGATAGTTTCTCCACTCTCTCAAGCAATTGCTTCATTGTTCACGAAAGATGAGCAAAGAGGAAGAGAAATTGGAATTTATGGAATGGTTACTGCAATAGGAAGACTGGTTGGTTCTTCATATGCAAGTTATTTAATGTCATTCTTTCTCTTTTCTCCATTTTATCTTTGGGCATTAATTTCTATTTTAGGCTTTCTCTCTATTCCATTATATTTATTAAGTATCAAGAGGATTGAAACAAATGGATAG
- a CDS encoding thiamine pyrophosphate-requiring protein has translation MDSGARLILKSLQELGVDKIFMVSGTDYAAFIEEKVRDPSLPDFIIVPHEITATAAAIGYSLSGKIGVVAVHTIPGTTNALGMIINAFTSRIPLIVIAGRSPYTESGSPASRNLRIHWTQEARDQGEIVRQWVKYDFEIRRVEQIPEVIARAYQIAFSEPKGPVYIVIPREVSIERSEYRKVRVSSFEPGVKREDLVKAKKMIEESERPIIISWRGGRRKEWFNSLKAFADKVGIPVLNYVGEVVNYSGEMGLDRIDLSTVDLAIVVEAEVPYIPKKTKFDGKIIKVDVDPSYSYIPFYGFPCDLCIQSSVSEFFDQLDVKEKKEWKEKVKELKLQQEKKKEEEIEQLRKRKSIHPRYLSYVIGKVIGKDDVILNEYPFNPRYAKLDFGQYFADPSFGHLGWALGASFGISLTNRKVIATVGDGAFIFGVPEAFYYAVSTHGGNIIVIIYDNGGWLASAEAVEEVFPEGLAKAKKYFPGADFKRYNIGETVKVFGGYYRLIEDINELEETVREAYEFKGISVLQVIVDRVR, from the coding sequence ATGGATAGCGGTGCAAGACTCATTTTAAAAAGTCTACAAGAGTTAGGTGTAGATAAAATCTTTATGGTATCTGGAACGGATTATGCTGCATTTATTGAAGAAAAGGTAAGAGATCCTTCATTGCCGGATTTCATAATAGTACCACATGAAATAACAGCCACTGCTGCAGCAATAGGTTATTCTTTATCTGGGAAAATAGGGGTTGTTGCAGTTCATACAATTCCGGGTACTACAAATGCTTTAGGAATGATAATTAATGCTTTTACATCTAGAATACCTCTAATAGTTATTGCTGGTAGAAGTCCTTATACTGAATCTGGTAGTCCAGCAAGCAGGAATCTAAGAATACATTGGACGCAAGAAGCTAGAGATCAAGGAGAAATAGTTAGACAATGGGTTAAATATGATTTTGAAATAAGGAGGGTTGAACAAATACCAGAGGTTATAGCTAGGGCTTATCAGATAGCATTTAGTGAACCTAAAGGACCAGTATATATTGTAATTCCTAGGGAAGTAAGTATAGAGAGAAGTGAGTACAGAAAAGTTAGAGTTTCATCTTTTGAACCAGGGGTAAAGAGAGAGGATTTAGTAAAGGCTAAGAAAATGATCGAGGAGAGTGAAAGACCAATTATAATTAGCTGGAGGGGCGGTAGAAGGAAAGAGTGGTTTAATAGCTTAAAAGCGTTTGCTGATAAGGTAGGGATACCGGTTTTAAATTACGTCGGGGAAGTTGTAAATTATTCTGGTGAAATGGGATTAGATAGGATTGATTTATCAACAGTTGATTTAGCTATTGTAGTAGAGGCTGAGGTACCTTATATTCCAAAGAAAACTAAATTTGATGGCAAAATTATAAAGGTTGATGTCGATCCATCTTACTCTTATATCCCATTTTATGGTTTTCCTTGTGATCTTTGTATTCAATCTAGTGTTTCGGAATTCTTTGACCAACTTGATGTTAAGGAGAAAAAGGAATGGAAGGAAAAAGTAAAAGAGCTGAAACTTCAACAAGAAAAGAAAAAAGAAGAGGAAATAGAACAATTGAGGAAGCGGAAGTCCATTCACCCTAGATATTTAAGTTATGTTATTGGTAAGGTAATTGGTAAAGATGATGTTATACTTAATGAGTATCCATTTAATCCTAGATATGCTAAACTTGATTTCGGGCAATATTTTGCTGATCCTTCATTTGGTCATTTAGGCTGGGCTTTAGGTGCTTCTTTCGGGATCTCACTAACAAATAGGAAAGTTATTGCTACAGTTGGTGATGGCGCATTTATTTTTGGTGTGCCAGAAGCGTTCTATTATGCCGTTTCTACACATGGTGGTAATATAATAGTAATAATTTATGATAATGGTGGTTGGTTAGCTAGTGCTGAAGCTGTTGAAGAAGTCTTTCCAGAGGGATTAGCTAAAGCAAAGAAATATTTTCCTGGAGCTGATTTTAAGAGATATAATATTGGTGAAACCGTTAAGGTTTTTGGTGGATATTATAGATTAATAGAAGATATTAATGAACTAGAAGAAACTGTAAGAGAAGCGTATGAGTTTAAGGGCATTTCAGTGCTTCAAGTAATTGTGGATAGGGTAAGATAA